A single window of Loxodonta africana isolate mLoxAfr1 chromosome 10, mLoxAfr1.hap2, whole genome shotgun sequence DNA harbors:
- the EFCAB11 gene encoding EF-hand calcium-binding domain-containing protein 11 isoform X3, with translation MFLAKGRTSLRTSEPDPSEHRKWVEVFKACDEDNKGYLSREDFKVAVVTLFGYKPSKIEVDSVMSSINQNTSGILLGDFLNAVRKKKEAQLYWSEIRHIFTAFDRHYRGFLTLEDFKKAFKQVAPKLPERIIVEVFRVAMSRNQLDGNGSAGME, from the exons ATGTTTTTGGCAAAGGGAAGGACCTCGCTGCGGACGTCGGAACCCGACCCCTCCGAGCACAGGAAGTGGGTGGAA gtatTTAAAGCATGTGATGAAGATAACAAAGGCTATCTAAGCAGAGAGGACTTTAAAGTTGCTGTTGTAACGCTGTTTGGGTACAAGCCCTCCAAG ATAGAAGTGGATTCTGTGATGTCTTCAATAAACCAAAACACTTCTG GTATATTACTTGGGGACTTTTTAAACGCTgtgaggaagaagaaggaagcTCAGCTGTACTGGAGTGAAATCAGACATATCTTCACAGCATTCGACAGGCACT ATCGTGGATTTTTAACTTTGGAAGATTTCAAGAAAGCATTTAAGCAAGTGGCTCCCAAATTACCAGAGAGGATTATTGTTGAGGTATTCAG ggttgctatgagtcggaatcagctcgatggcaatgggtcagcAGGTATGGAGTAG